In the Lebetimonas natsushimae genome, one interval contains:
- the gltB gene encoding glutamate synthase large subunit, whose translation MSGLEFKDNCGFGVIANIKGKASHSLVNDALKALERMMHRGAIAADGKSGDGSGLLFSMPKKFFRKVAKEKGIDLPENFGIGVIFLKNENQKATVEEFCEKNDLKVVLWREVPVNTEALGEFALNTLPKIYHAFIVPNSIIAIKRFEELLYLTRKEIENFIDDKDFYIPTFSSKKVAYKGLLMPNHLKEFYPDLADKDFEVYFALFHQRFSTNTLPEWRLAQPFRFIAHNGEINSIQANRINSLIKTESIKSEVFTKEELERLLPIVRFDESDSSSLDRMIEFLIMNGMDFFKAVRSLIPMPWQNAPYLDSELKAFYEYFSTRFEAWDGPAAVSVSDGRYIAVVLDRNGLRPAKYAITKDDRILIASEYGVLDLDDNEIVERGRLQSGQMIGVDTKFGVVLKNKDIDEYLKSSNPYTKWLNENMIYLQEYIENPYSIDENIKLNDLIYKQRYAGITKETINLMIKPMMKDAKEPTGSMGDDTPLACFSDYPFRSFNDFFRQKFAQVTNPPIDSLREKIVMSLNTGFGEIHNILDEAPEHARRIKTTSPILTQTKLKVLKSFGDEESPRFEKDYKNKTYSTVFKENLKESLEKLTDEIVEDVRGGIRIIFLDDRNLDKDHKLIPMSMVIGRLHKKLIDNKLRHLTSIVAITGEVTNPHDAAVLIAYGASAIYPYLLFKTVVQIAEEENINRETALFNVHSALNKGILKIMSKMGISTIASYRNSALMDIIGLSKEVTDECFIGSKALLPGLTYEDIEERINIRHEKTFESDKLDNGGVIKYRRNSETHEITPEVVKTFKKMLSGDKKDYEEFKKLVENRRPTYIRDFLDIKSDRKPISIDEVESAESIVKRFVGAAMSIGALSPEAHEIIAQAMNELGAKSNSGEGGEDPVRNKTIKRSKIRQVASGRFGVTPEYLVNAEEIQIKVAQGAKPGEGGQLPGFKVTTYIAKLRHTTPGKTLISPPPHHDIYSIEDLAQLIFDLKQINPTATISVKLVSTAGVGTIAAGVAKAYADQIVISGSEGGTGAAPVTSIRHAGNPWELGLIEAHNALKENHLREFVALETDGALKVGRDVIFGALFGAEYYAFGTSLLMAVDCIFCRSCQTNKCPVGITTQDPEYREKFRGNVDKVKKYMLNVAEDVREYLAKMGYKSLDEIIGRNDLITVKDIPQAKKFDFSALVRHVEGVNTKQKENVPFDKNEFEKEILNKVMETIKNPNHKSVVKANIINLNRSFGARISGMIAKYYGDAGLADDSIIIELEGVAGQSFGVFLSKGVTLKLKGVANDYVGKGMAGGKIIITPKKEGAAAGNTCLYGATAGKLFIAGVVGERFAVRNSGAVAIVEGTGDHPCEYMTGGEVIILGETGINFGAGMTGGVAFVYDKKHNFVDKINPELIEIRRIDIDENEKPKLYLKKRLIEYYNATGSKKAKFILDNFRSEVRHFWLVTPKDNRPPLDPNDMD comes from the coding sequence ATGAGTGGATTAGAATTTAAAGATAACTGCGGTTTTGGTGTAATAGCCAATATTAAGGGAAAAGCAAGCCACAGCTTGGTAAATGACGCCCTGAAAGCACTTGAGAGAATGATGCACAGGGGTGCAATTGCGGCTGATGGAAAAAGTGGAGACGGAAGCGGTCTACTTTTTTCAATGCCTAAAAAATTTTTTAGAAAAGTGGCAAAAGAAAAGGGAATCGATTTACCTGAAAATTTCGGAATAGGTGTAATTTTCCTAAAAAATGAAAATCAAAAAGCCACAGTGGAAGAATTTTGTGAAAAAAACGATTTAAAAGTGGTTTTATGGAGGGAAGTACCTGTTAATACAGAAGCGCTGGGAGAATTTGCCCTAAATACTTTACCTAAAATTTATCATGCATTTATAGTCCCAAATTCAATTATTGCAATTAAAAGATTTGAAGAACTTTTATATTTAACAAGAAAAGAAATTGAAAATTTTATAGACGATAAAGATTTTTACATTCCGACATTCTCTTCTAAAAAAGTAGCCTATAAAGGCCTTTTAATGCCAAATCATTTAAAAGAATTCTATCCGGATTTAGCAGATAAAGATTTTGAAGTGTACTTTGCCCTGTTTCATCAGAGATTTTCAACAAACACCCTGCCTGAGTGGAGACTTGCCCAGCCATTTAGATTTATAGCACATAACGGGGAAATCAATTCAATCCAGGCAAACAGAATAAATTCTTTAATAAAAACAGAATCTATTAAATCAGAAGTATTTACAAAAGAAGAACTTGAGAGATTACTTCCTATTGTCAGATTTGATGAAAGCGATTCAAGCAGTCTTGATAGAATGATTGAATTTTTAATTATGAACGGAATGGACTTTTTTAAAGCTGTAAGATCTCTTATTCCAATGCCTTGGCAGAATGCACCGTATCTTGACAGTGAGCTTAAAGCGTTTTATGAATATTTTTCGACCAGATTTGAAGCTTGGGATGGACCTGCTGCTGTCAGTGTGAGTGATGGAAGATATATTGCGGTAGTTCTTGATAGAAACGGACTAAGGCCGGCAAAATATGCAATTACAAAAGATGACAGAATTTTGATAGCAAGCGAATACGGGGTACTTGATTTGGATGATAATGAAATCGTTGAGAGAGGAAGACTTCAATCCGGTCAGATGATAGGAGTTGATACAAAATTTGGAGTAGTTCTAAAAAATAAAGATATTGATGAATATCTAAAATCAAGTAATCCTTATACAAAATGGCTAAATGAAAATATGATTTATCTTCAGGAATATATAGAAAATCCTTACTCAATAGATGAAAATATAAAATTAAATGATTTAATTTACAAACAAAGATATGCCGGAATTACAAAAGAGACTATTAATTTAATGATTAAACCTATGATGAAAGATGCAAAAGAACCGACCGGTTCTATGGGAGATGACACTCCGCTTGCATGTTTCAGTGATTATCCGTTTAGAAGTTTTAATGATTTCTTCAGACAAAAATTTGCCCAGGTCACAAATCCTCCTATTGATTCACTCAGAGAAAAAATTGTAATGAGTTTAAATACTGGATTTGGAGAAATTCACAATATATTAGATGAAGCTCCGGAACACGCAAGAAGAATAAAAACAACTTCACCAATTCTAACTCAGACAAAACTTAAAGTTTTAAAAAGTTTTGGTGACGAGGAATCTCCGAGATTTGAAAAAGATTATAAAAATAAGACATATTCAACTGTATTTAAAGAAAATTTAAAAGAATCTCTTGAAAAACTCACAGATGAAATAGTTGAAGATGTAAGAGGTGGCATTAGAATTATTTTTCTTGATGACAGAAATTTAGATAAAGACCATAAATTAATTCCTATGTCTATGGTAATAGGAAGACTTCATAAAAAACTGATTGATAATAAATTAAGACATTTAACAAGTATTGTGGCAATTACAGGAGAAGTTACAAACCCTCATGATGCTGCGGTACTGATAGCATACGGCGCAAGTGCGATTTATCCGTATTTATTATTTAAAACAGTAGTTCAAATTGCAGAAGAAGAAAACATAAACAGAGAAACTGCCTTATTTAATGTTCATTCTGCATTAAATAAAGGTATCTTAAAAATTATGTCAAAAATGGGAATTTCTACTATTGCAAGTTATAGAAATTCAGCATTAATGGACATTATCGGTCTTAGCAAAGAAGTAACTGATGAATGTTTTATAGGAAGCAAGGCTCTTCTTCCGGGACTTACATATGAAGACATTGAAGAAAGAATCAATATCCGACATGAAAAAACATTTGAAAGCGACAAACTTGATAACGGCGGTGTTATAAAATACAGAAGAAACAGCGAAACACATGAAATTACTCCGGAAGTTGTTAAAACATTCAAAAAAATGTTAAGCGGAGACAAAAAAGATTATGAAGAATTTAAAAAATTGGTAGAAAACAGAAGGCCTACTTACATTAGAGATTTTCTTGATATCAAAAGTGACAGAAAACCTATTTCAATAGATGAAGTTGAAAGTGCTGAAAGCATTGTAAAAAGATTTGTGGGTGCTGCTATGAGTATCGGGGCTTTAAGTCCTGAAGCCCATGAAATAATTGCCCAGGCAATGAACGAACTTGGAGCCAAAAGCAATTCGGGTGAAGGAGGGGAAGACCCTGTCAGAAATAAAACAATTAAAAGAAGTAAAATCCGCCAGGTTGCATCTGGAAGATTTGGTGTAACCCCTGAATATCTAGTAAATGCGGAAGAAATTCAAATTAAAGTTGCCCAAGGTGCAAAACCGGGTGAAGGCGGACAGCTACCTGGATTTAAAGTAACAACTTATATTGCAAAATTAAGACATACAACCCCTGGAAAAACATTGATTTCACCACCTCCTCATCATGACATTTATTCAATTGAGGATTTAGCACAGCTTATTTTTGACTTAAAACAGATAAATCCGACTGCAACTATAAGCGTAAAACTGGTCTCAACCGCAGGAGTTGGAACAATCGCGGCAGGTGTTGCAAAAGCATATGCGGACCAGATTGTAATAAGCGGAAGCGAAGGAGGAACCGGTGCGGCACCGGTTACTTCAATCCGTCATGCGGGAAATCCTTGGGAACTTGGACTTATAGAAGCCCACAATGCACTTAAGGAAAATCATTTAAGAGAGTTTGTGGCACTTGAAACAGACGGGGCACTTAAAGTTGGGAGAGACGTAATTTTTGGAGCACTTTTTGGAGCTGAATATTATGCATTTGGTACATCCCTTTTAATGGCGGTTGACTGTATATTCTGCAGAAGCTGTCAGACAAATAAATGTCCTGTGGGAATTACCACACAAGATCCTGAATACAGGGAAAAATTCAGAGGAAATGTTGATAAGGTTAAAAAATATATGCTGAATGTCGCTGAAGATGTAAGAGAATATCTCGCTAAAATGGGATATAAAAGTTTAGACGAAATTATCGGTAGAAACGATTTAATTACTGTAAAAGACATTCCTCAAGCTAAAAAATTCGATTTTTCAGCACTGGTTAGACATGTTGAAGGTGTTAACACCAAACAAAAAGAAAATGTACCGTTTGATAAAAATGAATTTGAAAAAGAAATCCTAAATAAAGTAATGGAAACAATTAAAAATCCAAATCATAAATCTGTAGTAAAAGCCAATATTATTAACTTAAACAGAAGTTTTGGAGCAAGAATAAGCGGTATGATTGCCAAATATTATGGAGATGCAGGACTTGCGGACGATTCAATCATCATTGAACTTGAAGGAGTTGCTGGTCAGAGTTTCGGTGTGTTTTTAAGTAAAGGGGTAACCCTAAAACTAAAAGGAGTTGCAAACGATTATGTAGGTAAAGGAATGGCCGGAGGAAAAATTATAATCACTCCTAAAAAAGAGGGGGCCGCAGCCGGAAATACATGTTTATACGGAGCAACTGCCGGAAAACTGTTTATTGCAGGAGTTGTAGGAGAAAGATTTGCCGTTAGAAACTCAGGGGCTGTGGCAATTGTTGAAGGTACGGGAGACCATCCGTGTGAATATATGACAGGCGGTGAAGTAATTATCCTAGGCGAGACTGGTATCAACTTTGGTGCAGGTATGACAGGCGGGGTTGCGTTTGTTTATGATAAAAAACATAATTTTGTAGATAAAATAAATCCTGAATTAATTGAAATTAGAAGAATTGATATTGATGAAAATGAAAAACCAAAACTTTATCTTAAAAAAAGACTCATTGAATATTACAATGCAACAGGAAGCAAAAAAGCTAAATTCATTTTAGACAACTTCAGAAGTGAAGTGAGACACTTCTGGCTTGTAACTCCAAAAGACAACCGCCCACCTCTCGATCCAAACGATATGGATTAA
- the recO gene encoding recombination protein RecO — MKGLILNTIRVRDEDLIVRILTKNEVLTLYRFYGARHSYINVGFFIDFVVEESYKTTIKRLRNVTQIPFSFLFEREKVIYFNEYIRLLNAHFIDVSRVDSFYYESLYKLAKTLHERDVKRAVIEHYVSLLEKEGRLHRDKICFLCEKKIENKIALARSFLPAHEKCIYSAGFDEEKIDTLFNEKKTILFSDEEIEKLWKILNLGI, encoded by the coding sequence ATGAAAGGCTTAATATTAAACACCATAAGGGTCCGGGACGAGGATTTAATTGTAAGAATTCTTACAAAAAATGAAGTATTGACTTTATACAGGTTTTATGGGGCCAGGCATTCATATATAAATGTTGGTTTTTTTATAGATTTTGTAGTTGAAGAAAGTTATAAAACCACAATAAAAAGACTCAGAAATGTAACTCAAATACCTTTTTCTTTTTTGTTTGAGAGGGAAAAAGTGATTTATTTTAATGAATATATAAGACTTTTAAATGCTCATTTTATTGACGTAAGCAGGGTGGATAGTTTTTATTACGAAAGTTTATACAAACTGGCTAAAACTTTACATGAACGGGATGTAAAAAGGGCTGTAATTGAGCATTATGTAAGTTTGCTTGAAAAAGAGGGTAGGCTTCACAGGGATAAAATATGTTTTTTGTGTGAAAAAAAAATAGAAAATAAAATAGCTCTTGCAAGAAGTTTCCTGCCGGCCCATGAAAAATGTATCTATTCAGCCGGATTTGACGAGGAAAAAATCGATACGCTTTTTAATGAGAAAAAGACTATTCTTTTCAGTGATGAAGAAATTGAAAAGCTTTGGAAGATATTGAATTTAGGGATATGA
- a CDS encoding AAA family ATPase, whose product MIKEIIIKNIATYDSKGIVIDNLSKVNFIYGANGTGKTTISNYLADNSICNKCQIKWVSEPLEVLVYNKKFKDKNFYSEKLKGIYTFGEKNKDIIQNIEELKNKLENIKQKGAGIKSKKEELEKNVKELEKDLSEYIWKNLYKKYEIDLKQIYYGNISSKPVFKNFILQLVDKFNDENNIILNLDEIKKEYKLLFAENLSKLEKIDINLQQLLKEIITIESNSIFNKKIIGKEDLEISKLINSLNMADWVYKGKEYLNYTNDKCPFCQKPTIDENFKKQIEEYFDEEYENDLETLINLENKYSLMVKNIKIQINNIINKIKQNKVYMSYVNIKDLESIFKILQEKFTINMQKIKEKIKEPSRSIYLKNNSEILNKFIHLIGDLNKKIEEYNEKVEKREQLKEQLKEQFFTYLIFLYKDEINLRLRKIKGMKKGIKNLDKQLNSLRNKYQEINKKIKFLNATLTNISSSVEKINNLLEKFGFNNFKLEIVDNNYYIIVRENGEIAKDTLSEGETTFITFLYFLQLVEGSFEKENVKNSKVLVIDDPISSLDSQVLFIVSTLIKEYILKIRKEHNYFIKQIIILTHNVYFHKEISFISQREQSSNRKDTSYYILRKYNNISFINYFKENPIQSSYELLWKDLTNAITNGNSCKTTIQNIMRKILENYFKIFGGVSEDEIINMFQNPEEKYICKSLISWINEGSHTIPDDFEIQSPDYEIEKYNKVFKEIFFKMGHEAHYKMMMKI is encoded by the coding sequence GTGATTAAAGAAATTATAATTAAAAATATAGCGACTTATGACTCAAAAGGTATTGTTATTGATAATTTATCAAAAGTGAATTTTATTTATGGTGCTAATGGAACAGGTAAAACTACAATATCTAATTATTTAGCTGACAATTCTATTTGTAATAAATGTCAAATTAAATGGGTTAGTGAACCTTTAGAAGTATTAGTTTATAATAAAAAATTTAAAGATAAAAACTTTTATTCAGAAAAACTAAAAGGGATATATACTTTTGGTGAGAAGAATAAAGATATAATTCAAAATATTGAAGAGTTAAAAAATAAATTAGAAAATATAAAACAAAAAGGTGCTGGGATTAAATCTAAAAAAGAGGAGTTAGAAAAAAATGTCAAAGAATTAGAAAAAGATTTAAGTGAATATATTTGGAAAAATTTATATAAAAAATATGAAATAGATTTAAAACAAATATACTATGGGAATATTTCAAGTAAACCTGTTTTTAAAAATTTTATTTTGCAATTAGTGGATAAATTTAATGATGAAAATAATATTATATTAAATTTAGATGAAATAAAAAAAGAATATAAATTATTATTCGCAGAGAATCTATCTAAATTAGAAAAAATAGATATAAATTTACAACAATTATTAAAAGAAATTATTACAATAGAATCAAATTCAATTTTTAATAAGAAAATTATTGGGAAAGAAGATTTAGAAATTTCTAAGCTAATAAATAGTTTAAATATGGCTGATTGGGTTTATAAGGGCAAAGAATATTTAAATTATACAAATGACAAATGTCCATTTTGTCAAAAACCAACCATAGATGAAAATTTTAAAAAACAAATTGAAGAATATTTTGATGAAGAATATGAAAATGATTTAGAAACACTAATAAACTTAGAAAATAAATATTCTTTAATGGTTAAAAATATAAAAATACAAATTAATAATATTATTAATAAAATTAAACAAAATAAAGTTTATATGAGTTATGTAAATATAAAAGATTTAGAAAGTATATTTAAAATTTTACAAGAAAAATTTACTATTAATATGCAAAAAATCAAGGAAAAAATTAAAGAGCCAAGTAGAAGTATATATTTAAAAAATAACTCTGAAATTTTAAATAAGTTTATTCATCTAATTGGAGATTTAAATAAAAAAATTGAGGAATATAATGAGAAAGTGGAAAAAAGAGAACAATTAAAAGAGCAATTAAAAGAACAATTTTTTACTTATTTAATTTTTTTATATAAGGATGAAATAAATTTAAGATTAAGAAAAATAAAAGGAATGAAAAAAGGAATAAAAAATTTAGATAAACAACTAAATAGTTTAAGAAATAAATATCAAGAAATTAATAAAAAAATAAAATTTTTAAATGCTACTTTAACAAATATTTCTTCTAGTGTAGAGAAAATTAATAATTTATTAGAAAAATTTGGGTTTAATAATTTTAAACTTGAAATAGTTGATAATAATTATTATATAATTGTTAGAGAAAATGGAGAAATTGCCAAGGATACTTTGAGTGAAGGTGAAACAACATTTATAACTTTTTTGTATTTTTTGCAATTAGTCGAAGGCTCTTTTGAAAAAGAAAATGTAAAAAATAGTAAAGTTTTAGTGATTGATGATCCTATTTCAAGTTTAGATAGTCAAGTTTTATTTATTGTAAGTACTTTAATTAAAGAATATATTCTAAAAATTAGAAAAGAACATAATTATTTTATAAAACAAATAATTATTTTAACTCACAATGTATATTTTCATAAAGAAATTAGTTTTATTTCTCAAAGGGAACAATCTAGTAATAGAAAGGATACAAGTTATTATATTTTAAGAAAATATAATAATATCTCTTTTATAAATTATTTTAAAGAAAATCCAATACAAAGTTCTTATGAATTATTATGGAAAGATTTAACAAATGCTATAACTAATGGCAATTCTTGTAAAACAACAATTCAAAATATTATGAGGAAAATATTAGAAAATTATTTTAAAATTTTTGGAGGTGTAAGTGAGGATGAAATTATTAATATGTTTCAAAATCCAGAAGAAAAATATATATGTAAATCATTAATATCTTGGATTAACGAGGGATCTCATACAATTCCAGATGATTTTGAAATTCAAAGTCCCGATTATGAAATAGAAAAATATAATAAAGTTTTTAAAGAAATATTTTTTAAAATGGGCCACGAAGCTCATTATAAAATGATGATGAAAATTTGA
- a CDS encoding NAD(P)/FAD-dependent oxidoreductase, translating to MKILVVGAGIIGMSLAYEIRKKYPEFEIMIIDKEAHEAFHASGKNSGILHAGFYYSADSLKAKLTARGNKLMKEFCYKNNIKVNETGKLVVAKNEEEVETLFELERRSKVNNAGAYIITEEEAEKIDPNAKTVKYALYSPNTASVNPREVCRILRKELERQDVKFIFNMPFEKYEESYDFLINAAGLYADKIAHKFNMGLEYTMLPFKGLYRKYLGEDKIKTQIYPVPNIKNPFLGVHFTLMADNTIKIGPTAIPAFWRENYVGFDRFNLSEFIEILSLEAKLFIKNAFGFRDLALWEMRYYNPKYLIEEAKKLVKKLRGDFKPYPPGIRAQLLNKKTNELIMDFLVEKNENQIHILNAVSPAFTASFAFAEYVIKEYFDRYFIQKQ from the coding sequence ATGAAAATTTTAGTAGTCGGTGCCGGAATTATTGGTATGAGTTTAGCGTATGAAATAAGAAAAAAATATCCTGAATTTGAAATAATGATTATTGATAAAGAAGCTCACGAAGCATTTCACGCAAGCGGAAAAAACAGCGGAATTTTACACGCCGGCTTTTATTATAGTGCTGATTCACTCAAAGCTAAGCTTACAGCCAGGGGCAATAAACTGATGAAAGAGTTTTGTTATAAAAATAATATTAAAGTAAATGAAACGGGTAAGCTTGTAGTAGCCAAAAATGAAGAAGAAGTAGAAACTCTTTTTGAGCTAGAGCGAAGAAGTAAAGTTAATAATGCCGGGGCTTATATAATTACTGAGGAGGAAGCTGAAAAAATTGACCCAAACGCAAAAACTGTAAAATATGCTCTTTATTCTCCAAATACAGCAAGTGTAAATCCCAGAGAGGTTTGCAGGATTTTGAGAAAAGAGCTTGAAAGACAAGATGTTAAATTTATTTTTAATATGCCTTTTGAAAAATATGAAGAAAGCTATGATTTTTTAATAAATGCGGCAGGGCTTTATGCCGATAAAATTGCTCATAAATTTAACATGGGGCTTGAATATACAATGCTGCCGTTTAAAGGCCTTTATAGGAAATATTTGGGTGAGGATAAAATTAAAACCCAAATCTATCCCGTGCCAAATATTAAAAATCCGTTTTTAGGGGTACATTTTACGCTTATGGCTGATAATACCATTAAAATAGGACCTACTGCAATTCCTGCATTTTGGAGGGAAAATTATGTTGGGTTTGATAGGTTTAATTTAAGCGAATTTATTGAAATTTTAAGCCTTGAAGCAAAACTTTTTATTAAAAACGCTTTTGGTTTCAGGGATTTGGCTTTGTGGGAGATGAGGTATTACAATCCTAAATATTTAATCGAAGAAGCTAAAAAACTTGTTAAAAAACTAAGGGGCGATTTTAAACCTTATCCTCCCGGAATCAGGGCACAGCTACTTAATAAAAAAACAAATGAGCTTATTATGGACTTTTTGGTTGAAAAAAATGAAAATCAAATACATATTTTAAATGCGGTATCACCTGCATTTACGGCAAGTTTTGCATTTGCCGAATATGTAATAAAGGAATATTTTGATAGGTATTTTATTCAAAAACAATAA
- a CDS encoding aldehyde dehydrogenase family protein, with amino-acid sequence MEFFKKFIDIFKENQKKELKDLVAKKLIGSNEEDGELGEIINPYTKETTTRYVKCTPEDAKRALETAKKAFKKTKNSTLAQRIAWIEDVAKKLEERKEEFAKCITLEVAKPISQSRVEVQRCIENLKITAAAAYDIVGETIPTDATPSGAKTTSFYKRVPLGVVVAITPFNFPLNLVAHKIGPALVAGNSVVLKPTPEAPYTAYAFAKLFIESKYAIDDALSVVYGDAEVGSTLVKSPIPRKISFTGSVAVGKIITQNAGIKKITLELGGNAATFVENSADLDWAAKRCAVGAFANSGQVCISLQRIYVDSKIYNDFAAKLGEEASKLKVGSPFDEDTFMGPLINEEAAIRAENWINSAVNEGARVIAGGKREGNILYPTILADVTDDMNIVCEEVFAPIVSLVKVNGYEEAVEKMNNSPYGLQYSIFTNRIDLMQKAIDDFEAGGVIVNDIPTLRFDIQPYGGVKLSGIGREGPKFAIEDMTEIKTIIIR; translated from the coding sequence ATGGAATTTTTCAAAAAATTTATAGATATATTCAAAGAAAATCAAAAAAAAGAATTAAAAGATTTAGTGGCTAAAAAACTGATAGGCTCAAATGAAGAAGATGGAGAGCTTGGTGAAATTATAAATCCTTACACAAAAGAGACAACAACCCGTTATGTAAAATGCACTCCTGAAGATGCAAAAAGAGCACTTGAAACTGCAAAAAAAGCATTTAAGAAAACTAAAAATTCAACTCTAGCACAAAGGATTGCATGGATAGAAGATGTAGCTAAAAAACTAGAAGAGCGAAAAGAGGAATTTGCAAAATGCATAACCCTTGAGGTTGCAAAACCGATAAGCCAATCAAGAGTGGAAGTTCAAAGATGTATAGAAAACCTAAAAATAACAGCAGCCGCGGCTTATGATATTGTGGGAGAAACCATTCCAACAGATGCAACGCCAAGCGGTGCAAAAACCACATCTTTTTATAAAAGAGTTCCCCTTGGAGTAGTAGTTGCAATAACTCCTTTTAATTTCCCACTAAATCTTGTAGCACATAAAATAGGACCAGCTCTTGTTGCAGGAAATAGCGTCGTATTAAAGCCAACTCCAGAAGCCCCATACACAGCCTATGCTTTTGCAAAACTTTTTATTGAAAGCAAATACGCAATTGATGATGCTTTAAGTGTTGTTTATGGAGATGCAGAAGTCGGAAGCACTCTCGTAAAAAGTCCTATTCCTAGAAAAATCAGTTTTACAGGAAGTGTAGCTGTTGGAAAAATAATTACTCAAAATGCTGGAATTAAAAAAATAACACTTGAACTTGGCGGAAATGCGGCTACTTTTGTAGAAAACAGCGCAGACCTTGACTGGGCGGCAAAAAGATGTGCAGTTGGAGCGTTTGCAAATTCAGGGCAGGTTTGTATTTCTCTTCAGAGAATTTATGTGGACAGCAAAATTTATAATGATTTCGCAGCTAAACTTGGTGAAGAAGCAAGTAAACTTAAAGTCGGAAGTCCTTTTGATGAAGATACATTTATGGGACCGTTAATTAACGAAGAGGCGGCAATCAGGGCTGAAAACTGGATAAATTCGGCTGTAAATGAGGGTGCCAGAGTAATTGCAGGCGGAAAAAGAGAAGGAAACATCCTTTATCCTACAATTTTAGCTGATGTAACGGATGATATGAATATAGTATGCGAAGAAGTATTTGCCCCGATTGTAAGCCTTGTAAAAGTTAACGGCTATGAAGAAGCAGTTGAAAAAATGAATAATTCTCCATATGGACTCCAATATTCAATCTTTACAAACAGAATTGATTTAATGCAAAAAGCGATTGACGATTTTGAAGCCGGAGGAGTTATTGTAAATGATATTCCAACTTTAAGATTTGACATTCAGCCTTACGGAGGAGTAAAACTCTCGGGAATCGGAAGGGAAGGACCTAAATTTGCAATCGAGGATATGACTGAAATTAAAACTATTATAATTAGATAA
- a CDS encoding branched-chain amino acid transaminase, whose product MNEAKYIWMDGNFVPWHEAKVHILTHTLHYGNGVFEGTRAYQTEDGLAIFRLQDHTKRLLNSAKIVKIDVPFNQEELERAQVELLRKNEFKGNVYIRPLIFLGYGKMGLYHIGAPVHVAIAAWEWGAYLGEEGLEKGIRVKISSIVRNPVKSTFGKAKAVANYLNSQMAKYEAIECGYEEALMLDEEGFVAEGSGECFFIVRDGVLITPPNDNSLESITQSTVIEIAKERDIPVERRRITRDEVYIADEAFFTGTAAEVTPVREVDGRIIGDGKRGEITKELQEAYFDVVYGRDKGYKHYLTYIEG is encoded by the coding sequence ATGAATGAGGCTAAATATATTTGGATGGATGGAAATTTTGTTCCTTGGCATGAGGCAAAAGTTCATATTTTAACTCATACACTTCATTACGGAAACGGTGTGTTTGAAGGGACCAGGGCTTATCAGACTGAAGACGGGCTTGCAATTTTTAGACTTCAAGATCATACAAAAAGACTTTTAAATTCAGCAAAAATTGTAAAAATTGATGTACCTTTTAACCAGGAGGAACTTGAAAGAGCCCAGGTTGAATTACTTAGAAAAAACGAATTTAAAGGAAATGTATACATCAGACCTTTAATTTTCTTGGGTTATGGGAAAATGGGTCTTTATCATATAGGAGCTCCTGTGCACGTGGCAATTGCGGCATGGGAGTGGGGTGCCTATCTTGGTGAAGAAGGATTGGAAAAAGGAATCAGGGTAAAAATTTCTTCTATTGTAAGAAATCCTGTAAAATCAACTTTTGGAAAAGCAAAAGCCGTTGCAAATTATCTGAATTCTCAAATGGCAAAATATGAAGCGATTGAATGCGGATATGAAGAAGCTTTAATGCTTGATGAAGAAGGATTTGTGGCTGAGGGAAGCGGGGAGTGCTTTTTTATTGTAAGAGACGGGGTTTTAATTACTCCTCCAAATGATAATTCACTTGAAAGTATTACACAGTCAACCGTTATTGAAATTGCAAAAGAGAGGGATATTCCGGTTGAGAGGAGAAGAATAACAAGAGATGAAGTTTATATTGCAGATGAAGCGTTTTTTACAGGTACCGCAGCCGAGGTTACACCTGTTAGGGAAGTTGACGGAAGAATTATAGGTGATGGTAAAAGAGGAGAAATTACAAAAGAATTGCAGGAAGCTTATTTTGACGTGGTTTATGGAAGAGACAAAGGCTATAAACACTATTTAACGTACATTGAAGGATAA